A genome region from Tursiops truncatus isolate mTurTru1 chromosome 15, mTurTru1.mat.Y, whole genome shotgun sequence includes the following:
- the AP5Z1 gene encoding AP-5 complex subunit zeta-1 isoform X2, whose amino-acid sequence MSPCDSLSLSCDHIQNTRQLGLVASVLLAQGDQQQVRSLAQRVLKVLESRQPEGPSLRHLLPIVSKVTSLAPDALREEQTRALSKRLGDWLRYASVQQAVAHSSGGFFSTPRARQVRLGHSELRVPRLPQPAWPAGRHPLLLPGSRTSALSSLHSGMRGCLGSQPPSLWRALWVEARNTRAGTVFDRGLRFQLKCLRSRTLGGGGVPVVPEKRGRPGRWLAPHAACSWPFPGPAAPADLPCLLQLGPVTEVDGAVATDFFTVLSTGQRFTEDQWLNVQAFSMLRAWLLDSGPGGSSAPDADDKSELEGSTLSVLSAASTAGHLLPPQQWLREKAFEYCQRLLEQSNRRALKKADSDLQKACLVEAVLVLDVLCQQDPSFLYRTLSCLKPLHTRLRGDPAWVRALLPVAQFFLHHGEAAAVDAEAVYQHLFTRIPAEHFHSPMLAFEFVQFCRDSLPLFGRSLGILRTSFPNLFKFLAWNSPPLTSDFVALLPSLVDAGTAVEMLHLLLDLPCLTAALDLQLRSLQAASERPPWDVSIRAPGCLEALRDSQVQGLFQHLLRAHASGTVERLTPLYRLLQPLAGCARVVQCAEAVPTLLRAFFSAVTQFADGALASQLALLLLERSDSLYQVPGYEAGVHRWVPPGGLRPSCGSMAQPWTGSLTPRALPLTAAVPQLPPTPAQPRHFLGHCTHPSLPTQAPRPRSLPERVSPLLKAQFMRAHPRSSPASSLVGQEVPGGAGTTFTSTWCSGASRHRPALLGPGRGAGVCVGQAQPTGPLAQGAELPVPGPVQAASSTGGRAGEGAAGVRGRPPQRRARAHIRGEAAAAPPQPAPDVRACHRAEVLSPTQVWAIGEYLSVSWDRRCTVEQINNFFEALEALLFEVTQSRPSTTLPKCPPQVITVLMTTLTKLASRSQDLIPRVSLLLSKMRTLAQSAATGSTPGEEGVGAIHTRATELLNLLKMPSVAQFVFTPSVEVSEPRYHRDTNTALPLVLRTVSRLVEREAGLLPG is encoded by the exons ATGTCGCCCTGCGACAGCCTGAGCCTCTCCTGTGACCACATCCAGAACACGCGGCAGCTGGGCCTCGTGGCCTCTGTGCTCTTGGCCCAG GGTGACCAACAGCAGGTCAGGAGCTTGGCCCAGCGCGTCCTCAAGGTCCTGGAGAGCCGGCAGCCCGAGGGGCCCAGCCTGAGGCACCTCCTCCCTATCGTGTCCAAGGTCACCAGCCTGGCCCCGGACGCCCTCCGTGAAG AGCAGACCAGGGCGCTCAGCAAGCGGCTGGGGGACTGGCTCCGCTACGCCAGCGTCCAGCAGGCGGTCGCCCACTCCTCCGGGGGCTTCTTCTCCACACCTAGAGCCCGGCAGGTGAGGCTGGGGCACTCGGAGCTCCGTGTCCCCAGGCTGCCTCAGCCGGCCTGGCCTGCAGGCCGCCACCCGCTCCTCCTTCCTGGTTCCAGAACGAGCGCGCTCTCCTCGCTCCACTCGGGCATGCGGGGGTGCCTTGGGTCACAGCCCCCGAGCCTGTGGCGCGCTCTGTGGGTTGAGGCCCGGAACACGCGGGCAGGGACCGTATTTGACCGAGGGCTGCGTTTTCAGCTCAAGTGCCTGCGCTCACGCACcctgggtgggggcggggtgccCGTGGTCCCGGAGAAGCGTGGACGGCCAGGGCGGTGGCTCGCGCCCCATGCCGCCTGTTCTTGGCCCTTCCCGGGCCCTGCAGCGCCGGCTGACCTTCCTTGCCTCCTGCAGCTGGGCCCTGTCACCGAGGTGGACGGGGCAGTGGCCACGGACTTCTTCACGGTGCTGTCCACGGGCCAGCGCTTCACGGAGGACCAGTGGCTGAACGTGCAGGCCTTCTCCATGCTGCGGGCCTGGCTGCTGGACAGCGGCCCTGGGGGCTCCAGCGCCCCGGACGCAG ACGACAAGTCGGAGCTGGAAGGCTCCACCCTGTCCGTGCTCTCGGCCGCCTCCACCGCCGGACACCTGCTGCCGCCCCAGCAATGGCTGCGGGAGAAGGCCTTCGAGTACTGCCAGCGCCTGCTGGAGCAGAGTAACCGGC gagCCCTGAAGAAGGCAGACTCAGACCTGCAGAAAGCA TGTCTGGTGGAGGCTGTGCTGGTGCTGGACGTGCTCTGCCAGCAGGACCCCTCCTTCCTGTACCGCACCCTCTCCTGCCTGAAGCCCCTGCACACGCGCCTGCGCGGGGACCCAGCCTGGGTGCGGGCGCTGCTGCCCGTCGCCCAGTTCTTCCTGCACCACG GGGAGGCCGCCGCAGTGGATGCGGAAGCCGTCTACCAGCACCTCTTCACCAGGATCCCCGCTGAACACTTCCACAGTCCGATGCTGGCCTTCGAGTTCGTCCAGTTCTGCAGGGACAGCCTGCCTCTGTTCGGCAGAAGCCTTGGCATTCTCAGGACAAGCTTCCCCAACCTCTTCAAG TTCCTGGCCTGGAACAGCCCGCCCCTCACCTCTGACTTCGTGGCGCTGCTCCCATCGCTGGTTGACGCAGGGACGGCCGTGGAGATGCTCCACCTGCTGCTGGACCTGCCCTGTCTGACCGCAGCCTTGGACCTGCAGCTCAG GTCGCTGCAGGCTGCATCTGAGAGGCCTCCCTGGGACGTCTCCATCAGGGCCCCCGGCTGCCTGGAGGCCCTCCGGGACTCGCAGGTGCAGGGTCTTTTCCAGCACCTGCTGCGTGCCCACGCCAGCGGGACCGTGGAGAG GTTGACGCCGCTCTACCGGCTGCTGCAGCCCCTGGCCGGCTGCGCCCGGGTGGTCCAGTGCGCTGAGGCCGTGCCCACCCTGCTCCGGGCGTTCTTCTCGGCGGTGACACAG ttTGCTGACGGGGCCCTGGCCAGCCAGCTGGCACTGCTGCTCCTGGAACGAAGCGACTCGCTTTACCAGGTCCCAGGGTACGAAGCCGGTGTGCACAGGTGGGTCCCTCCTGGCGGGCTTCGCCCCTCCTGCGGCTCCATGGCCCAGCCCTGGACGGGTTCACTGACCCCGCGCGCTCTGCCCCTCACGGCAGCGGTTCCCCAGCTGCCACCGACCCCAGCCCAGCCTCGGCACTTTCTCGGCCACTGTACGcacccttccctgcccacccaAGCCCCTCGTCCACGGAGCCTTCCAGAACGTGTGTCCCCCTTGCTGAAGGCCCAGTTTATGCGGGCTCATCCCCGCTCCAGCCCAGCCTCTTCCCTGGTGGGGCAAGAGGTTCCTGGCGGGGCCGGGACTACCTTTACCTCCACCTGGTGCTCGGGGGCTTCCCGCCACCGCCCAGCTCTCCTCGGGCCGGGCCGCGGGGCTGGGGTCTGTGTGGGGCAAGCACAGCCCACGGGTCCTCTCGCGCAGGGTGCTGAGCTCCCAGTTCCCGGCCCTGTGCAAGCTGCATCCTCCACTGGTGGTCGAGCAGGCGAAGGAGCTGCTGGAGTTCGTGGGCGGCCCCCGCAGCGGCGGGCACGTGCTCACATCCGTGGTGAGGCAGCCGCTGCCCCGCCCCAGCCTGCACCTGACGTGCGGGCCTGTCACAGGGCTGAAGTGCTGTCCCCCACCCAGGTGTGGGCCATCGGCGAGTACCTGTCGGTGTCCTGGGACCGGCGCTGCACCGTGGAGCAGATCAACAACTTCTTCGAAGCCCTGGAGGCCCTGCTCTTTGAGGTCACCCAGTCGCGGCCCTCCACCACCCTCCCCAAGTGTCCTCCGCAGGTCATCACTGTGCTCATGACCACACTGACCAAGCTGGCCTCTCGGAGCCAAGACCTGATTCCCAG GGTCTCCCTGCTCCTGTCAAAGATGAGGACCTTGGCCCAGAGCGCAGCCACGGGCTCCACGCCCGGTGAGGAGGGCGTGGGAGCCATCCACACGCGGGCCACCGAGCTGCTGAACCTGCTGAAGATGCCCAGCGTGGCCCAGTTTGTGTTCACGCCCAGTGTGGAGGTGTCCGAGCCCCGCTATCACCGTGACACCAACACGGCCCTGCCCCTGGTCCTGCGTACGGTCAGCCGGCtggtggagagggaggcaggcCTCCTGCCGGGGTGA